From Nitratidesulfovibrio vulgaris str. Hildenborough, a single genomic window includes:
- a CDS encoding aldehyde dehydrogenase family protein: MSSITVRNPFDLSTVGEVPLMSEAEAFAALERAHALHGDPAHRIPAHERLAILERLATLMRTHAEALVRDAVREGGKPWADSVVEVERAIDGVRWAARELAQLGGREVPMGLTPASAGRLAFTVREPRGVVLAISAFNHPVNLIVHQAVPAFAAGCPVLVKPASATPLSCRNVLRLMHEAGVPEAWATMLPCAAATAEKLVADPRVAFLSFIGSSRVGWHLRSKLAPGATCALEHGGAAPVVLDASADLDAALPLLLKGGFYHAGQVCVSVQRVFAPHETARTFAERLAAAAAQLPTGDPMRHDTAVGPLIDPREVSRVHEWVEEARAGGGTVLCGGAPLSETLYSPTVVYDPPQGCRLARNEVFGPVVAVFSTRDRDEAIARANDVPFIFQAAVFARDVDVALDTARRLNATGVMVNDHTAFRVDWMPFGGRGESGMGTGGIGPAMHEMTTEKLIVLRSPAWA, from the coding sequence ATGAGCAGCATCACCGTCCGCAACCCCTTCGACCTCTCCACCGTCGGCGAAGTGCCCCTCATGTCCGAAGCAGAGGCCTTCGCCGCACTTGAGCGCGCCCATGCCCTGCATGGCGACCCGGCGCACCGCATCCCCGCCCATGAACGTCTCGCCATCCTCGAACGGCTGGCGACGCTCATGCGTACCCACGCCGAAGCACTTGTGCGCGATGCCGTCCGCGAAGGCGGCAAACCATGGGCCGACAGCGTGGTGGAGGTGGAACGCGCCATCGACGGCGTGCGCTGGGCCGCGCGTGAACTGGCACAACTCGGCGGACGCGAGGTGCCCATGGGCCTTACCCCGGCCTCGGCAGGGCGGCTGGCCTTCACGGTACGCGAACCACGCGGGGTGGTGCTTGCCATCAGCGCGTTCAACCACCCGGTGAACCTCATCGTGCATCAGGCGGTTCCCGCATTCGCGGCGGGTTGCCCCGTTCTGGTCAAGCCCGCGTCGGCGACACCACTTTCGTGTCGCAACGTGCTGCGCCTCATGCACGAGGCCGGAGTGCCCGAAGCATGGGCCACCATGCTGCCCTGCGCCGCCGCCACGGCGGAGAAGCTGGTCGCCGACCCGCGCGTGGCCTTTCTCTCGTTCATCGGGTCGTCGCGTGTGGGCTGGCACCTGCGCTCGAAGCTGGCCCCCGGTGCCACCTGCGCACTGGAACACGGCGGGGCCGCCCCCGTCGTGCTGGACGCCAGCGCCGACCTTGACGCCGCACTCCCCCTGTTGCTCAAAGGCGGTTTCTACCATGCAGGGCAGGTATGCGTTTCGGTGCAGCGTGTCTTCGCCCCGCACGAAACGGCGCGCACGTTCGCCGAACGCCTTGCCGCAGCGGCGGCGCAACTGCCCACCGGCGACCCCATGCGACACGACACCGCAGTGGGGCCGCTCATCGACCCGCGAGAGGTGTCGCGCGTCCATGAATGGGTCGAGGAGGCACGGGCAGGCGGAGGCACGGTGCTGTGCGGCGGTGCCCCCCTTTCGGAGACGCTATACTCCCCCACGGTGGTCTATGACCCGCCGCAGGGCTGTCGCCTTGCCCGCAACGAAGTGTTCGGCCCGGTGGTGGCGGTCTTCTCCACACGCGACCGCGACGAGGCCATCGCCCGCGCCAACGACGTGCCCTTCATCTTTCAGGCAGCGGTCTTCGCACGCGATGTGGATGTGGCCCTCGACACCGCGCGGCGGCTGAACGCCACCGGGGTCATGGTCAACGACCACACGGCCTTCCGTGTGGACTGGATGCCCTTCGGCGGGCGTGGGGAATCGGGCATGGGTACGGGCGGCATAGGCCCCGCCATGCACGAAATGACGACGGAGAAGCTCATCGTGCTGCGTTCACCCGCATGGGCATGA
- the trhA gene encoding PAQR family membrane homeostasis protein TrhA: MAVRLREPVNGLTHCLGAVLALVGAVLLLARVASPAMPWHIVTFAVFGTAMVMLYTASTLYHWLPLSEAGVRLWRRIDHCMIFVYIAATYTPICLIPLRGPWGWSLFGSVWALALAGIFVKVFWLHAPRWLSTGLYLGMGWMVIVGVYPLVVSLPAGALWWLLAGGLFYTVGAVVYASRWPNVARHFGFHELFHVFVMAGSFCHFLVMYLYVSRL, from the coding sequence GTGGCTGTACGATTGAGGGAACCCGTCAATGGACTGACCCACTGTCTTGGCGCTGTCCTTGCGCTGGTGGGGGCCGTGCTGTTGCTTGCCCGCGTGGCGTCGCCCGCCATGCCGTGGCACATCGTCACCTTCGCGGTCTTCGGCACCGCCATGGTCATGCTCTACACGGCGAGTACGCTCTACCACTGGTTGCCGCTTTCCGAGGCGGGCGTGCGGCTGTGGCGGCGCATCGACCATTGCATGATCTTCGTCTACATCGCGGCGACCTATACGCCCATATGCCTCATCCCGTTACGCGGGCCGTGGGGCTGGTCGCTCTTCGGCAGCGTATGGGCGCTGGCGCTGGCTGGCATCTTCGTGAAGGTGTTCTGGCTGCATGCGCCGCGCTGGCTGTCGACGGGGTTGTACCTCGGCATGGGGTGGATGGTCATCGTCGGCGTGTACCCGCTGGTGGTGAGCCTGCCCGCCGGGGCGCTGTGGTGGCTGCTGGCGGGAGGCCTGTTCTACACCGTGGGTGCCGTGGTCTATGCCAGCCGCTGGCCCAACGTGGCACGGCATTTCGGCTTCCATGAGCTGTTCCACGTGTTCGTCATGGCCGGAAGTTTCTGCCATTTCCTCGTGATGTACCTGTACGTGAGCAGGCTGTAG
- a CDS encoding aromatic amino acid transporter has translation MQNAAHRPGQNAAHRPGVFGGTMIIAGTSIGAGMLALPTISAGMWFGWSLAVMLLAWLVMLLSSQALLEVNLHFEPGASFHTLVRETLGPGWSVINGAAVAFVLYILVYAYVSGGGSIMRHTLLAVSGYEPSKLAAGLSFALLLAACVWWSTWIVDRLSVIMMGGMVVSFILSMSGMLSDIRADVLFDAGGEGGSALFVWGALSTYLTSFCFHASVPSLVKYFGRRPADINRCLVGGTGIALVCYLLWIVACDGTIPRAEFRDVIAAGGNVGDLVRAAGSNLNSGFILRMLEAFSALAVATSFLGAGLGLFDYIADLCRFDDTRAGRTKTTLVTFGPPTVGGLLWPDGFLLAIGWAGLAATVWSVVVPALMLRASRATRPAPGYRVGGGSLTVPALLAFGLVTAVCHTLFVFGVLPMYR, from the coding sequence ATGCAGAACGCGGCTCATCGCCCCGGGCAGAACGCGGCACATCGCCCCGGAGTCTTCGGTGGCACCATGATCATCGCCGGTACGTCCATCGGCGCAGGCATGCTCGCCCTGCCCACCATCTCGGCGGGCATGTGGTTCGGCTGGTCGCTTGCGGTCATGCTGCTGGCGTGGCTGGTCATGCTGCTTTCGAGTCAGGCACTGCTCGAGGTGAACCTGCATTTCGAACCGGGGGCCAGCTTCCACACCCTCGTCCGCGAGACACTCGGCCCCGGCTGGAGCGTCATCAACGGCGCGGCCGTGGCTTTCGTGCTGTACATCCTCGTCTACGCCTACGTCAGCGGGGGCGGTTCCATCATGCGGCACACCCTGCTGGCGGTCTCGGGCTACGAACCCTCGAAGCTGGCGGCGGGCCTCTCCTTCGCGTTGCTGCTGGCGGCATGTGTGTGGTGGAGCACATGGATCGTCGACCGTCTGTCCGTCATCATGATGGGTGGCATGGTCGTCAGCTTCATCCTCTCCATGTCCGGGATGCTCTCGGACATCCGCGCCGACGTACTCTTCGACGCCGGAGGCGAAGGCGGTTCGGCCCTCTTCGTGTGGGGGGCCCTCTCGACCTATCTCACCTCGTTCTGCTTCCACGCCAGCGTGCCCAGCCTCGTGAAGTACTTCGGGCGCAGGCCCGCCGACATCAACCGCTGTCTCGTGGGGGGCACGGGCATCGCCCTCGTCTGCTACCTGCTGTGGATAGTGGCGTGCGACGGCACCATCCCCCGCGCGGAGTTCAGGGATGTCATCGCCGCAGGCGGCAACGTGGGCGACCTCGTGCGTGCGGCAGGTTCCAACCTGAACAGCGGGTTCATCCTGCGGATGCTCGAAGCCTTCTCTGCGCTTGCGGTGGCGACGTCGTTTCTCGGGGCGGGCTTGGGCCTGTTCGACTACATCGCCGACCTGTGCCGCTTCGACGACACGCGCGCCGGACGCACGAAGACCACGCTGGTCACCTTCGGCCCTCCCACCGTGGGCGGTCTGCTGTGGCCTGACGGCTTCCTGCTGGCCATCGGCTGGGCGGGGCTTGCCGCCACGGTGTGGTCGGTGGTCGTTCCCGCACTCATGCTGCGGGCGAGTCGCGCCACACGTCCCGCGCCGGGCTACCGTGTCGGCGGCGGCAGCCTTACGGTGCCTGCACTGCTGGCCTTCGGCCTCGTCACCGCCGTGTGCCACACGCTCTTCGTCTTCGGTGTGCTGCCCATGTACAGGTAG
- a CDS encoding universal stress protein produces MPRNVPAASPGRMVRLDRILVPLVDGGHALVVLEQALAFASRRKCRVTALAVGAERQPGVGFATGCAPIRRRAASLLAEALLLAERYRFDLDCLYREGDLPVVVDRTVREIGADLIILGVASGMDVESGTDAHVLMVPQGMPAAGIARLLAATSVGSRDDGIVPLPGHHAAHHAGQEADGARPLPVGRAHQNVPPVSPGLCVADCAARLREMGMRVRRHMGRDLYSLMIDETVEETLFAKARPLLAILGRRRKRTVPVKTGGPVPARRTRRA; encoded by the coding sequence GTGCCGCGGAACGTGCCGGCGGCGTCGCCGGGGCGCATGGTCAGGCTTGATCGCATCCTCGTACCTCTCGTCGACGGGGGCCATGCTCTGGTGGTACTGGAGCAGGCCCTCGCCTTCGCGTCACGGCGCAAGTGCAGGGTGACGGCACTGGCCGTCGGGGCTGAACGGCAGCCGGGCGTGGGGTTCGCGACGGGATGTGCGCCCATACGTCGCCGTGCCGCAAGCCTGCTTGCCGAGGCCTTGCTCCTTGCCGAGCGCTACCGTTTCGACCTCGACTGTCTCTACCGTGAAGGCGACCTTCCGGTGGTGGTCGACCGGACCGTGCGCGAGATTGGCGCAGACCTCATCATTCTGGGGGTCGCTTCCGGCATGGATGTGGAGTCCGGCACGGACGCGCACGTTCTGATGGTGCCGCAGGGTATGCCAGCGGCAGGCATAGCGCGGCTGCTTGCGGCGACCTCGGTCGGCAGCCGGGATGATGGCATCGTGCCTCTCCCCGGACACCATGCTGCGCATCATGCCGGACAGGAGGCTGATGGAGCCCGTCCGCTACCGGTCGGCAGGGCGCACCAGAATGTACCTCCGGTGTCGCCGGGGCTGTGCGTCGCAGACTGTGCGGCACGCCTTCGCGAGATGGGGATGCGCGTACGGCGTCATATGGGGCGAGACCTCTATTCGCTCATGATCGACGAGACCGTGGAGGAGACGCTGTTCGCCAAGGCGCGTCCGCTTCTTGCCATTCTCGGACGCAGGCGCAAGCGTACCGTCCCGGTCAAGACGGGTGGCCCAGTCCCGGCACGCCGTACCCGCCGCGCCTGA
- a CDS encoding sulfite exporter TauE/SafE family protein, which yields MDILALDPSRFIELNAASVAFLFIVGFIGGLVSGFIGSGGAFVLTPGMMSLGVPGTVAVASNMCHKFPKALVGTIKRFKYGQVDLKLGLYMAISAAVGVQGGIRIQQMVLQTWGQAGSDLYVSLSFVAVLVIVGGYVMQDAIRCARCHIPEGTPPLARRLQQIELPPMVTFKTSGIRISFWFTVPVGLATGLLAATIAVGGFVGVPGMIYVLGVPGIMASATELVVAFIMGLGGSINWAMHGLVDIRLVLIILGGSLLGVQLGAIGTTYVREHMIKVVMATIMLIVAVSRCIALPGYLVKLGLMDLSASTLTILGRVSFVCMCFALFIGAVIILGSMWRGRAAERAGGVAGAHGQA from the coding sequence ATGGATATTCTCGCGCTCGACCCTTCGCGCTTCATCGAACTCAATGCCGCCTCGGTGGCGTTCCTCTTCATCGTCGGCTTCATCGGCGGTCTGGTCAGCGGCTTCATCGGTTCCGGGGGGGCGTTCGTGCTCACGCCCGGCATGATGAGCCTTGGGGTACCCGGTACGGTGGCTGTGGCCAGCAACATGTGCCACAAGTTCCCCAAGGCCCTCGTGGGCACCATCAAGCGCTTCAAGTACGGGCAGGTGGACCTCAAGCTGGGCCTGTACATGGCCATCTCGGCGGCCGTGGGGGTACAGGGCGGCATCCGCATCCAGCAGATGGTGCTTCAGACATGGGGTCAGGCCGGTTCGGACCTCTATGTGAGCCTGTCGTTCGTGGCGGTCCTCGTCATCGTGGGCGGCTACGTGATGCAGGACGCGATTCGTTGCGCGCGATGCCATATCCCCGAGGGAACGCCCCCGCTGGCCCGTCGCCTGCAACAGATAGAACTGCCGCCCATGGTCACGTTCAAGACCTCGGGCATACGCATCTCATTCTGGTTCACCGTTCCGGTGGGCCTCGCCACGGGGTTGCTCGCCGCTACCATCGCCGTGGGCGGTTTCGTGGGCGTTCCCGGCATGATCTATGTTCTGGGTGTTCCCGGCATCATGGCTTCCGCCACGGAACTGGTCGTGGCGTTCATCATGGGTCTCGGGGGGTCGATCAACTGGGCCATGCACGGGCTTGTGGACATCCGTCTGGTGCTCATCATCCTCGGCGGTTCGCTGCTGGGCGTGCAGCTTGGCGCCATCGGCACCACCTATGTCCGCGAACACATGATCAAGGTCGTCATGGCCACCATCATGCTCATCGTGGCGGTGAGCCGCTGTATCGCCCTGCCGGGCTATCTCGTGAAGCTGGGCCTTATGGACCTGTCGGCATCGACACTGACCATCCTCGGTCGGGTCAGCTTCGTGTGCATGTGCTTCGCGCTGTTCATCGGGGCGGTCATCATCCTCGGTTCCATGTGGAGGGGGCGTGCCGCGGAACGTGCCGGCGGCGTCGCCGGGGCGCATGGTCAGGCTTGA